In Pseudomonas fluorescens, a genomic segment contains:
- a CDS encoding DUF692 family multinuclear iron-containing protein, with amino-acid sequence MKERSIRIGVSGDIEKLKQFIQHRNDINHIYHHTPIRHFSLGIRPWDKIENSLVETCLSADFTMSAHPVDINFSGVIDMADLKSLKEALATLPIIYIEEDIGIWRNGNLFLGAHQTNPPMNKTTLKTTADNARIINDYFEIPIVLENPPIYSEFGNIEFWGFYLELCRRSECMMALDIGHYLGYCKTKGLAFDLPCATHEIWNLIKTVHISGVKSWLWNGIPVWLDQHSDPFNNELMETFKNTIIKTRKTHNVLLEMEGAPLEVENSNISLIKNALRDANKK; translated from the coding sequence ATGAAAGAACGTTCAATTCGCATAGGCGTTAGCGGCGACATAGAAAAACTAAAACAGTTCATTCAGCATCGCAATGACATCAACCATATATATCATCACACACCGATTCGTCACTTTAGTTTGGGCATACGCCCATGGGACAAAATAGAAAATTCGTTAGTTGAGACATGCCTATCCGCAGATTTTACAATGTCAGCACACCCCGTAGACATCAATTTTTCTGGGGTTATTGACATGGCGGATTTAAAAAGCCTCAAGGAGGCACTGGCCACACTTCCTATCATTTATATAGAGGAAGATATCGGAATATGGAGGAACGGCAACCTCTTTTTGGGCGCCCATCAAACCAATCCACCCATGAACAAAACAACATTAAAAACCACTGCTGACAATGCCAGAATCATAAATGACTACTTCGAAATACCCATAGTCTTAGAAAACCCGCCAATCTATAGCGAATTTGGAAATATAGAGTTTTGGGGATTTTACCTAGAGCTATGCAGGCGCTCTGAATGCATGATGGCGCTTGATATTGGACATTATCTGGGCTACTGCAAAACTAAAGGCCTAGCGTTCGATTTACCCTGCGCTACCCACGAAATCTGGAATCTAATTAAAACTGTACACATCTCAGGAGTAAAGTCTTGGCTATGGAATGGTATTCCCGTCTGGCTTGACCAACACTCAGACCCTTTCAACAATGAACTCATGGAGACCTTCAAAAATACGATAATAAAAACCCGAAAAACACATAACGTCTTATTGGAAATGGAGGGAGCACCATTAGAAGTTGAAAACAGCAATATATCCCTCATAAAAAATGCGCTTAGGGATGCGAATAAAAAATGA